A section of the Rossellomorea marisflavi genome encodes:
- a CDS encoding BMP family ABC transporter substrate-binding protein, with translation MIMRFFHLSMILLLLGGCTAGSRSGEMDNAGLLVPETIDDGVWGTKGYQGLLGIQKEFDVKVYYKEGMNGDTSVRHALDEFEKEDVNLVFGHGNEYSSIFNEVASEHKNMHLVSFNGDATEKNTTSLTFKGYAMGFFGGMTAASQTNTDRLGVIAAFSWQPEVQGFIDGARYQNGKAEVLVEYTGHWDHSEVALDRLDGLLDQDVDVVYPAGDGYNVAVIEKLKESGRYAIGYVSDQSDLGETTVLTSTVQHADKLYELIAGKYTAGELESGNLEFDFQDGVISMGEFSPVVPAGFKTEMNQHIKAYVDTGKLPNGKEPPL, from the coding sequence TTGATCATGAGATTTTTTCACTTGTCGATGATCCTTTTGCTGCTGGGGGGCTGTACTGCCGGTAGCCGGTCAGGAGAGATGGACAATGCTGGCCTGCTGGTCCCGGAAACGATCGATGATGGCGTTTGGGGGACAAAAGGGTATCAAGGTCTTTTGGGCATCCAGAAAGAGTTCGATGTGAAGGTTTACTATAAAGAGGGAATGAATGGAGACACGTCGGTCCGGCATGCCCTGGATGAATTTGAAAAAGAGGACGTCAATCTTGTGTTCGGCCATGGGAATGAATACTCTTCCATATTCAATGAGGTGGCATCAGAGCATAAGAATATGCATCTGGTAAGCTTCAATGGGGACGCTACGGAGAAGAATACTACCAGCTTGACGTTCAAAGGGTACGCCATGGGGTTTTTCGGAGGAATGACTGCTGCTTCCCAGACAAATACGGATCGACTCGGCGTCATTGCAGCCTTTTCCTGGCAGCCGGAAGTCCAAGGGTTCATTGATGGAGCCAGATACCAAAATGGTAAAGCCGAGGTCCTGGTCGAATATACGGGCCACTGGGACCACTCGGAGGTTGCACTCGATAGGCTCGACGGGCTTCTCGATCAAGACGTGGACGTTGTATATCCAGCAGGGGACGGGTATAATGTGGCTGTAATTGAAAAACTCAAGGAATCAGGTCGCTATGCCATCGGGTATGTGAGCGACCAGTCAGACCTTGGGGAAACAACGGTGTTGACGAGTACGGTCCAGCATGCCGACAAGCTGTATGAACTGATTGCCGGGAAATATACTGCCGGTGAACTTGAGTCTGGTAATCTTGAATTCGATTTCCAGGACGGGGTCATCTCCATGGGAGAATTCAGCCCTGTCGTCCCTGCCGGATTCAAGACCGAGATGAACCAGCATATCAAAGCGTATGTCGATACCGGAAAACTACCCAACGGAAAGGAGCCGCCATTATGA
- a CDS encoding ComZ family protein, which yields MNEDKTMQFLQIAMKYLPEAQEQLEKSGIQLSPEMIEPFLSMFTNVMNEAYELGKQDATK from the coding sequence ATGAATGAAGACAAAACGATGCAATTCTTGCAGATAGCGATGAAGTATCTTCCAGAAGCACAGGAACAGCTCGAAAAATCAGGAATCCAGCTTAGCCCGGAGATGATCGAACCCTTCCTGTCAATGTTCACCAACGTCATGAATGAAGCATATGAACTAGGTAAGCAAGACGCAACGAAGTAA
- a CDS encoding beta-ketoacyl-ACP synthase III, giving the protein MNTGIIGIGRYLPEKILTNADLEKMVDTSDEWIRTRTGIEERRVAGDDIDTSDMAYEAAKNAIEDAGISPEDIDLILVATVTPDQPFPSVGCLLQERLGAKKAAAMDISAACAGFMYGMITAKQFIDNGAYKHILVVGVEKLSKITDWDDRNTAVLFGDGAGAAVMGPVPDGKGILAFELGSDGTGAKHLYQDEHIIMNGREVFKFAVRQMGESSINVINKAGLDKEDVDFLIPHQANIRIMEAARQRLELPVEKMSKTVNKYGNTSAASIPISLVEDLEAGRVKEDDVVVMVGFGGGLTWGAIVMRWGK; this is encoded by the coding sequence ATGAATACTGGAATCATTGGAATAGGGCGCTATCTGCCTGAGAAGATATTGACCAATGCCGATTTGGAAAAAATGGTGGATACATCGGACGAATGGATCCGTACTCGGACGGGGATTGAAGAGAGACGTGTTGCAGGGGATGATATTGATACATCGGATATGGCCTATGAAGCAGCGAAGAATGCCATCGAGGATGCAGGCATCTCACCTGAGGATATCGACCTGATCCTTGTGGCAACCGTTACACCTGATCAGCCGTTCCCTTCCGTCGGATGTCTCCTCCAGGAGCGCCTGGGGGCCAAGAAAGCGGCAGCCATGGATATCAGTGCTGCATGTGCAGGCTTCATGTATGGTATGATAACCGCAAAACAATTCATCGACAATGGAGCCTACAAGCATATCCTTGTCGTCGGTGTGGAGAAGCTGTCGAAAATCACAGATTGGGATGACCGCAATACTGCCGTCCTATTCGGTGATGGGGCCGGGGCTGCCGTCATGGGTCCTGTACCAGATGGGAAAGGGATCCTCGCTTTCGAGCTGGGTTCTGATGGAACCGGTGCAAAGCATCTTTATCAGGATGAGCACATCATCATGAATGGTCGCGAAGTATTCAAGTTCGCTGTCCGCCAGATGGGTGAATCCTCCATCAACGTCATCAATAAAGCAGGGCTGGATAAAGAGGACGTCGATTTCCTCATTCCTCACCAGGCGAATATCCGCATCATGGAAGCTGCAAGACAGCGTTTGGAGTTGCCTGTTGAGAAGATGTCCAAGACCGTGAATAAATATGGAAACACATCTGCCGCATCCATTCCGATTTCACTCGTCGAGGATCTTGAGGCCGGAAGGGTGAAAGAAGATGACGTCGTCGTCATGGTGGGCTTCGGTGGAGGCTTGACCTGGGGTGCGATTGTCATGCGCTGGGGAAAATAA
- the fabF gene encoding beta-ketoacyl-ACP synthase II — MDMKRVVVTGLGTVNPLGNDVETTWANALAGKSGVGPLTRLNADEYPAKVAAELKDFNIEDFGIEKKEARKMDRFTHYAIAASLMAVKDANLEITEENANRVGTWIGSGIGGMETFETQYETFLKRGYRRVSPFFVPMMIPDMAAGQVSILLGAKGFNSCTVTACATGTNSIGDAFKVIQRGDADVMITGGAEAPITKMSVAGFCANTALSTNPDPETASRPFDSERDGFVIGEGAGIVILEELEHAVKRGATIYAEIVGYGCTGDAYHITAPAPGGEGGARAMKMALDDAGVTPDQMDYINAHGTSTAYNDKYETMAVKEVFGDHANRLAMSSTKSMTGHLLGAAGGVEAIFTVLAMKDGKLPPTINLQNPDPDCDLDYVANEAREQEVNVAMSNSLGFGGHNATLVFKKYVK; from the coding sequence ATGGATATGAAACGTGTTGTCGTAACAGGATTGGGTACCGTCAATCCATTAGGAAATGATGTAGAAACAACGTGGGCGAATGCCCTTGCTGGGAAATCCGGGGTCGGGCCACTCACAAGGCTGAATGCTGATGAGTATCCTGCCAAGGTAGCGGCTGAACTGAAAGATTTCAATATTGAAGACTTCGGGATTGAAAAGAAGGAAGCGCGTAAGATGGACCGTTTCACTCATTATGCCATCGCAGCGTCCTTGATGGCAGTGAAAGACGCCAACCTTGAAATCACGGAGGAAAATGCCAACCGTGTCGGTACATGGATCGGTTCTGGAATCGGCGGGATGGAAACATTCGAAACCCAGTATGAAACCTTCCTTAAGCGTGGATACCGTAGGGTGAGCCCGTTCTTCGTTCCGATGATGATCCCGGACATGGCTGCCGGCCAGGTATCGATCCTCCTAGGAGCAAAAGGTTTCAACTCCTGTACCGTAACGGCCTGTGCAACAGGCACGAATTCCATCGGTGATGCATTCAAGGTCATCCAGCGTGGTGACGCGGATGTCATGATCACGGGTGGAGCGGAAGCACCAATCACGAAAATGTCCGTAGCCGGTTTCTGCGCCAACACGGCCCTTTCGACCAATCCCGATCCGGAAACGGCTTCAAGACCATTCGACTCTGAACGTGACGGCTTCGTCATCGGTGAAGGAGCGGGGATTGTCATCCTGGAAGAACTCGAACACGCGGTGAAACGCGGAGCAACGATCTATGCTGAAATCGTCGGCTATGGCTGCACGGGTGATGCCTATCACATCACCGCCCCTGCACCAGGCGGGGAAGGTGGAGCGCGTGCCATGAAGATGGCACTTGATGATGCCGGTGTAACGCCTGATCAAATGGATTACATCAATGCCCATGGTACAAGTACGGCTTATAATGACAAGTATGAAACCATGGCCGTCAAAGAGGTATTCGGTGATCATGCCAACCGCCTGGCCATGAGCTCCACAAAATCCATGACCGGTCACCTTCTTGGTGCAGCGGGTGGAGTGGAAGCGATCTTTACGGTTCTTGCCATGAAGGATGGAAAGCTTCCACCGACAATCAACCTTCAAAATCCGGATCCTGACTGCGATCTGGACTATGTAGCCAATGAAGCACGTGAGCAGGAAGTCAATGTTGCCATGAGTAACTCCCTGGGCTTTGGTGGCCATAATGCCACGCTCGTATTCAAAAAATATGTGAAGTAA
- a CDS encoding DUF2268 domain-containing protein encodes MMPVIPTDEWMDQTFDDPVELLERTKRGEGEAAAFYAYLRKQGMYRPSRQMEERFNELKSDDLWKRLSVFEKRYKRKWKGPDIPIYLFPLEPRRVLFREPAKKSGVCFFDEMFLFLQKLEDHKEYEALFVHEYHHCTRMKKLAGKEEEYTLLDSVIFEGLAENAVREYCGVDYAAPWTRKYTEEELSGWFKEWIEPHADLTRKSPLHDELLHGKRHYPELLGYAIGYRLVRSFAEKNGMNSVMMLGLPSETFLG; translated from the coding sequence ATGATGCCAGTGATCCCGACAGACGAGTGGATGGATCAAACATTCGATGACCCGGTCGAGTTGTTAGAAAGGACGAAAAGAGGGGAAGGAGAAGCAGCAGCTTTCTATGCCTACCTCCGAAAACAAGGAATGTATCGCCCGTCTAGGCAGATGGAAGAACGCTTTAATGAGCTTAAGTCTGACGATCTATGGAAGAGGCTTTCCGTTTTTGAGAAAAGGTACAAAAGAAAATGGAAAGGACCTGATATACCCATCTACTTATTTCCCCTAGAGCCGAGGAGAGTCTTATTCAGGGAACCGGCAAAAAAATCAGGAGTTTGCTTTTTTGATGAAATGTTTCTTTTTCTTCAAAAATTGGAGGATCACAAAGAATATGAGGCACTATTTGTTCATGAATACCACCATTGCACCCGTATGAAAAAGCTGGCGGGTAAAGAGGAGGAATATACCCTCCTTGATTCTGTCATCTTCGAGGGACTGGCCGAGAATGCCGTGAGGGAATATTGCGGCGTTGACTATGCTGCTCCGTGGACAAGGAAATATACTGAAGAGGAATTGAGCGGATGGTTCAAGGAATGGATCGAACCCCATGCTGATCTAACGAGGAAATCACCCCTTCATGATGAACTTCTCCACGGGAAAAGACACTACCCAGAGCTGCTGGGGTACGCCATCGGTTACCGGCTCGTACGGTCATTCGCGGAGAAGAACGGAATGAATAGTGTGATGATGCTGGGCCTCCCATCAGAGACTTTTCTAGGGTAA
- a CDS encoding YjbA family protein, which translates to MLYLHDVWVNWFEGEENGYNICHFHEWRKEDVIELLDQVPLLKVGKELYHYIENDLSELPRQMLNDVYQKAYLRKNHERIQQDYCFVVTDGTAILAVDTIGYTVPIRKSRLIPRQEQLVYEMVESQEELEYEFKPDQKREEAYHILSPNPFMMSGLTRKERQLKQLLFMALDQLRTSENTAEVRYWYTEWAPEQYRTIQELDFHEAWQMLYEDTKYGWSDKHLSLCENLIKGQPFFEKLWEVENRPKVN; encoded by the coding sequence ATGTTATATCTTCATGATGTATGGGTCAATTGGTTCGAAGGGGAAGAAAACGGATATAATATCTGCCATTTTCACGAATGGAGAAAAGAGGACGTCATCGAGTTGCTGGATCAGGTGCCTCTATTGAAAGTCGGCAAAGAGTTGTATCATTACATCGAGAATGATTTATCAGAATTACCTCGGCAGATGCTGAATGATGTGTATCAAAAAGCGTATCTCAGAAAGAACCATGAACGCATTCAACAGGATTATTGCTTCGTGGTCACCGATGGGACGGCGATTCTGGCCGTCGATACGATCGGTTACACCGTCCCGATCAGGAAGAGCCGCCTGATACCGCGTCAGGAACAGCTCGTTTATGAAATGGTGGAAAGTCAAGAAGAGCTTGAATATGAGTTCAAGCCTGATCAAAAGCGGGAGGAAGCGTACCACATCCTTTCTCCAAACCCGTTCATGATGAGTGGGCTGACACGCAAGGAAAGGCAGTTGAAACAGCTTCTTTTCATGGCCCTCGATCAACTGCGCACATCGGAGAACACCGCTGAAGTGAGATACTGGTATACCGAGTGGGCCCCGGAACAATACAGGACGATCCAGGAGCTCGATTTCCACGAAGCATGGCAGATGCTTTATGAGGACACAAAATACGGATGGTCCGACAAGCATCTGTCACTCTGCGAGAATCTGATTAAAGGACAACCATTTTTCGAAAAGTTATGGGAAGTAGAGAATCGTCCAAAAGTAAATTGA
- the trpS gene encoding tryptophan--tRNA ligase, whose protein sequence is MKTIFSGIQPSGTITLGNYIGAMKQFTELQEEYDCYFCVVDQHAITVAQDKAELRKNIRSLAALYIACGIDPEKATLFIQSEVPAHAQAGWILQCVTYIGELERMTQFKDKSHGKEAVSAGLLTYPPLMAADILLYGTDLVPVGEDQKQHLELARNLAERFNKKYNDIFTVPEVRIPKVGARVMSLQDPLKKMSKSDENKKAFITLLDDPKVIEKKIKSAVTDSDGIVRFDRDEKPGVSNLLSIYSILEGTPIAELEERYDGKGYGDFKGDLAKVVVDAIKPIQDRYYELIDSEELDDILDRGAEKANRTAGKMLKKMEKAMGLGRKERKKR, encoded by the coding sequence ATGAAAACGATTTTTAGCGGCATTCAGCCGAGCGGGACGATCACGCTTGGTAATTACATCGGAGCTATGAAGCAATTCACCGAGCTTCAGGAAGAGTATGATTGCTATTTCTGCGTGGTCGACCAGCATGCGATCACTGTTGCCCAGGATAAAGCAGAACTGCGCAAAAATATCCGCAGCCTTGCTGCCCTCTATATTGCTTGTGGGATCGATCCCGAGAAAGCGACGCTTTTCATTCAGTCGGAGGTTCCGGCTCACGCACAGGCCGGATGGATCCTGCAGTGCGTGACCTATATCGGTGAACTTGAGCGCATGACTCAGTTCAAGGATAAGTCCCATGGAAAAGAAGCCGTATCTGCCGGTCTACTAACCTACCCTCCCCTCATGGCAGCCGATATCCTGCTCTATGGTACGGACCTTGTCCCTGTCGGAGAGGATCAGAAGCAGCATCTCGAGCTTGCGCGGAACCTTGCGGAGCGTTTCAATAAGAAATACAATGATATCTTCACGGTTCCGGAGGTGCGCATCCCGAAAGTAGGAGCACGTGTGATGTCCCTTCAGGATCCACTAAAGAAAATGAGCAAATCCGACGAGAACAAAAAGGCGTTCATTACACTGCTTGATGACCCTAAAGTCATTGAAAAGAAAATCAAGAGCGCTGTGACGGATTCGGATGGAATCGTCCGATTCGACCGGGATGAAAAGCCTGGGGTTTCGAATCTGCTCTCTATCTACTCGATTCTTGAAGGCACTCCGATTGCCGAACTTGAGGAGCGATATGATGGAAAAGGATATGGCGATTTCAAAGGCGACCTTGCCAAAGTGGTTGTGGATGCCATCAAGCCGATTCAGGACCGCTATTACGAGCTGATCGATTCCGAGGAACTTGATGATATCCTTGATCGCGGAGCTGAGAAAGCGAATCGAACCGCAGGGAAGATGCTGAAGAAAATGGAAAAGGCCATGGGTCTTGGAAGAAAAGAACGGAAAAAGCGATAA
- a CDS encoding DUF3899 domain-containing protein, producing MMKRLRVLPMVTLLYLAAVYLVRYMNGSNLLLSLIDTLFIVGISYASIAALMFVFQNGFLNGILYAFKRFRSRSKKDEYVAQFDDVEERKEIHEVYAVREPFRLTAPLFYIGILSLAVSLILSYSLYT from the coding sequence ATGATGAAACGTTTACGCGTCCTACCGATGGTCACATTACTTTACCTTGCTGCGGTCTATCTTGTCCGTTACATGAATGGATCGAATTTGCTCCTTTCCCTCATTGATACTTTATTCATCGTCGGAATTTCTTATGCTTCTATAGCCGCCTTGATGTTTGTTTTCCAAAACGGTTTCTTGAATGGGATCTTATATGCCTTCAAGCGCTTCAGGTCAAGGTCGAAGAAAGATGAATACGTGGCGCAGTTCGATGACGTGGAGGAACGGAAGGAAATTCACGAGGTGTATGCAGTGAGAGAACCATTCCGCCTGACGGCACCCCTTTTCTATATCGGGATTTTATCCCTTGCCGTATCCCTGATCCTCTCATATTCTCTCTATACTTGA
- a CDS encoding peptide ABC transporter substrate-binding protein, with amino-acid sequence MKKKFSLLLVLLLAVSTFLAACGGDKKTDGKKEGAAGGSDTKDEQVLNLAEASEIPSMDSALATDAVSFNVMNQVYEGLYRLGENDEAELGIAAEEPEVSEDGKKYTFKLRDAKWSNGDPVTAQDFVYGWQRVLNPDTAAEYAYIMSDVKNASKVNEGKAKPEELGIKALDDKTLEIELETEVPYFKALLSFATFYPQNQKFIEEQGDKYGLEADTAVYNGPFTLSEWKHEQSFKLTKNKDYWDADTVKLEEVNFSIVKDTTTAVNLYETNKIDRVGLSAEFVDKYKNDENFKTRGEASVFFLRLNQDSKNSEILKNENARKAFDSAYDKQGMVDVLLNNGSVPAYYLVPKDFVTGPDGKEYRETAGEAYGGFDVEKAKDYWAKAKKETGIDNVELELLNYDSEASAKIGEYFKEQLESNLDGLTVKIKAQPFKQKLDLESKGDYDFSFAGWGPDYPDPMTFLDMFVTDGAHNQMGYSNPEFDKLIEQAKTELSSDPEARWQAMVDAEKILFDDQAISPIYQRGVSYLERPYVKNVLDHSFGADYSYKWASIEN; translated from the coding sequence ATGAAGAAAAAGTTTTCTTTATTACTGGTTCTTCTTCTAGCTGTGAGTACTTTCTTGGCTGCCTGTGGCGGAGACAAGAAGACTGATGGCAAAAAAGAAGGGGCAGCTGGGGGATCTGACACGAAAGACGAGCAAGTATTGAATCTTGCCGAAGCTTCCGAAATCCCGTCAATGGATTCAGCGCTTGCAACAGATGCAGTATCATTCAACGTTATGAACCAGGTGTACGAAGGTCTTTACCGCCTAGGTGAAAACGATGAGGCTGAGCTGGGTATCGCTGCTGAAGAGCCTGAAGTAAGTGAAGACGGTAAAAAGTATACATTCAAGCTACGTGATGCAAAATGGTCTAACGGTGACCCAGTCACTGCTCAAGACTTCGTATACGGATGGCAACGTGTTCTAAATCCAGACACAGCAGCTGAGTATGCGTACATCATGTCTGATGTTAAAAATGCTTCCAAAGTAAATGAAGGTAAAGCGAAACCTGAAGAACTTGGAATCAAAGCACTTGATGACAAAACTCTTGAAATTGAATTGGAGACTGAAGTTCCTTACTTCAAAGCGTTGCTTTCTTTCGCAACTTTCTATCCGCAAAACCAAAAGTTCATTGAAGAACAAGGCGATAAATATGGACTAGAAGCTGATACAGCAGTATACAACGGACCTTTCACACTTTCTGAGTGGAAGCATGAGCAAAGCTTCAAACTTACGAAGAACAAAGATTACTGGGATGCTGACACTGTTAAACTTGAAGAAGTTAACTTCAGCATCGTAAAAGATACAACAACTGCCGTTAACCTTTATGAAACTAACAAAATCGACAGGGTTGGCCTAAGCGCTGAGTTTGTTGATAAGTACAAAAACGATGAAAACTTCAAAACGCGCGGAGAAGCGTCTGTATTCTTCCTTCGTTTGAACCAAGACTCTAAAAACTCTGAAATCCTGAAAAATGAAAATGCACGTAAAGCATTTGACTCTGCATACGACAAGCAAGGTATGGTCGACGTTCTATTGAACAACGGTTCTGTGCCAGCTTACTACCTCGTTCCTAAGGACTTCGTTACAGGTCCAGATGGAAAAGAGTACCGTGAAACTGCTGGAGAAGCATACGGTGGATTTGACGTAGAAAAGGCAAAAGACTACTGGGCAAAAGCCAAAAAAGAAACTGGCATTGACAATGTAGAGCTTGAACTATTGAACTATGACAGTGAAGCTTCTGCGAAAATCGGTGAGTACTTCAAAGAGCAACTTGAGTCCAATCTTGACGGATTGACTGTTAAGATCAAAGCTCAGCCGTTCAAACAAAAGCTCGACCTAGAATCAAAAGGTGACTATGACTTCTCCTTCGCAGGTTGGGGTCCGGATTATCCAGATCCGATGACGTTCCTGGATATGTTCGTAACAGATGGTGCACATAACCAAATGGGTTACTCTAACCCTGAATTTGACAAATTGATCGAACAAGCTAAGACTGAGCTTTCTTCTGATCCAGAAGCTCGCTGGCAAGCAATGGTTGATGCTGAAAAGATCCTCTTCGATGATCAAGCAATCAGCCCGATCTACCAACGAGGTGTTTCTTACCTTGAGCGTCCATACGTGAAAAACGTATTGGATCACTCTTTCGGAGCTGACTACTCTTACAAGTGGGCTTCTATCGAGAACTAA
- the opp3b gene encoding oligopeptide ABC transporter permease → MVKYTIKRIVYMIITLLIIATATFFLMKLLPGTPLTNQERLSPQQQQIILDKYGLNDPLPVQYVTYMTNLVQGDLGLSFQYDNRPVSQMIADRIGPSALLGFQAMVLGTIFGLIIGIIAAIRQNTWVDYGSTFLAVLGISIPSFVFAALLQYYVGVKWEILPVALWGEYKHTILPTLALTVGVVATIARYMRTEMIEILNTDYILLAKAKGTTNTNVIVKHGVRNAMIPIITILGPMTVGIMTGTMVIEQIFAVPGLGEQFVRSINTNDYTVIMGVTLFYSVLLVAVIFLVDILYGIIDPRIRLVGGKK, encoded by the coding sequence ATGGTCAAATATACTATCAAGCGTATTGTTTATATGATCATCACTTTGCTTATTATTGCAACCGCCACATTCTTCTTGATGAAGCTCCTTCCAGGGACTCCACTCACAAATCAAGAGAGACTGTCTCCGCAACAACAACAAATCATCCTAGATAAATACGGACTCAATGATCCACTGCCGGTTCAGTATGTCACCTATATGACGAACTTGGTGCAAGGGGACTTGGGTTTGTCATTCCAATATGACAATCGCCCGGTTTCTCAAATGATCGCTGACCGTATAGGACCTTCCGCACTTCTTGGTTTCCAAGCAATGGTATTAGGGACAATCTTCGGTTTGATTATCGGGATCATTGCGGCTATAAGACAGAACACCTGGGTTGACTATGGGTCTACATTCCTAGCCGTTCTGGGTATTTCAATTCCTTCGTTCGTATTTGCAGCACTTCTGCAATATTACGTCGGTGTTAAGTGGGAAATCCTACCTGTAGCGTTATGGGGAGAGTATAAACATACGATCCTTCCGACCCTCGCCCTGACAGTAGGGGTAGTCGCCACAATCGCCCGTTATATGAGAACTGAAATGATCGAAATCCTTAATACAGACTATATATTACTGGCTAAAGCAAAAGGTACGACAAACACAAATGTCATCGTGAAGCATGGTGTTCGGAATGCTATGATTCCAATCATCACGATCCTTGGGCCGATGACTGTCGGTATCATGACGGGTACCATGGTTATAGAACAGATTTTTGCCGTGCCTGGATTGGGAGAGCAGTTCGTACGTTCAATCAATACAAATGATTATACGGTCATTATGGGTGTTACATTATTCTATAGTGTTCTTCTTGTTGCCGTCATTTTCTTGGTGGATATCCTTTATGGAATTATTGATCCGCGTATTCGTCTAGTTGGAGGGAAGAAATAA
- the opp3C gene encoding oligopeptide ABC transporter permease produces the protein MEPNKKNQEQLSKDLFQRQKASSAQAEKIERPSLNFYQDAWIRLRKSKGTIIGMIITLIIVFFAFVGPMMNDHKFSDQNIRHAKLPPKIEALSGISWLPFDGKDHEGFDVYEARQVKENYWFGTDDLGRDLWTRVWKGTQVSLYIGILAAVIDFLIGISYGGISGYYGGRIDDIMQRIIEVLVGIPNLIVIILFILVFDPGIFSITMAMVLTGWTSMARIVRGQILQLKNQEFVLASRTLGAPNNRLIFKHLLPNVMGPVIITTMFTVPGAIYTEAFLSFIGLGIAPPKASLGSLVNDGYRSIQSYPHMMLIPSAVISLIILSFNLMADGLRDALDPKLRK, from the coding sequence ATGGAACCAAACAAAAAGAATCAAGAGCAGCTGTCAAAAGACCTCTTCCAACGACAAAAAGCATCAAGTGCACAGGCTGAAAAAATTGAACGACCAAGTTTGAACTTCTACCAGGATGCATGGATCCGTCTGCGTAAGAGCAAGGGGACCATCATCGGGATGATTATAACACTTATAATTGTGTTCTTTGCATTTGTTGGACCAATGATGAATGATCATAAGTTCTCTGATCAAAATATCCGTCACGCCAAACTTCCTCCAAAAATCGAAGCGTTGTCTGGAATCAGCTGGCTTCCGTTTGACGGGAAGGATCATGAAGGCTTTGATGTCTACGAAGCGCGTCAAGTGAAAGAAAATTATTGGTTCGGAACAGATGACTTGGGCCGTGACCTTTGGACACGTGTGTGGAAAGGGACTCAAGTTTCCCTTTATATCGGGATCCTGGCAGCCGTCATCGACTTCTTGATCGGAATTTCTTACGGTGGGATATCCGGATACTACGGTGGAAGAATTGATGATATCATGCAGCGTATCATTGAAGTCCTTGTCGGTATACCAAACTTGATTGTTATCATTCTCTTTATCTTGGTGTTTGATCCAGGAATATTCTCTATTACCATGGCGATGGTATTGACGGGATGGACGAGTATGGCCCGGATTGTCCGCGGGCAGATCCTACAGCTTAAGAATCAGGAATTCGTATTGGCATCCCGTACATTGGGAGCACCAAATAATCGTTTGATCTTCAAACATCTTTTACCGAACGTAATGGGGCCGGTTATCATCACTACGATGTTCACGGTTCCTGGCGCCATCTATACGGAAGCGTTCCTGAGCTTTATCGGACTCGGTATAGCACCGCCGAAGGCATCACTCGGATCATTGGTTAATGACGGGTATAGATCCATTCAGTCCTACCCGCATATGATGCTGATTCCGTCAGCGGTCATTTCATTGATCATCCTGAGCTTCAATCTTATGGCCGATGGGCTAAGGGATGCTCTAGATCCAAAACTGCGTAAGTAA